A part of Aegilops tauschii subsp. strangulata cultivar AL8/78 chromosome 2, Aet v6.0, whole genome shotgun sequence genomic DNA contains:
- the LOC109740543 gene encoding probable methyltransferase At1g29790 encodes MHGTKHRITTTSQQQQLGAAMGGGVDSHGHRPARPAIRHAKLKMLFVVIATNLVSVYLFSGASLSLNMPASAPSIHLWDSTALLRDLNATRDALSLARAELAFLRGQCGTSSLLLESVLAKLGAVHGDTPAVQDFNGWPEEPSGELKMAIEPHRLPLGYSVNFGTDELFPGLGFACRNFQEELTQYMTYNASAECPDDEALALQLMLKGCEPLPRRRCRPRSPARYVEPKPLPASLWSIPADTTVNWSPYTCKNYTCLVERAHSRGGSYDCKDCFDLAGKERRRWLTDNGGPGFSIDGVLQSRPPGTVRIGLDIGGGTGTFAARMRERNVTVVTTTLDLDAPFNRFVASRGLLPLHISLVQRLPFADGVLDIVHSMHVLTNSVPAAVLEFAFFDIYRVLRPGGVFWLDHFFCLGPQLNATYVPILDRVGFRRLRWKASRKLDLGAERNEWYVSALLEKPMT; translated from the coding sequence ATGCACGGGACAAAGCACCGGATCACCACCACCTCGCAGCAGCAACAGCTCGGCGCGGCGATGGGCGGCGGCGTGGACAGCCACGGGCACCGACCGGCGCGGCCGGCGATTCGGCACGCCAAGCTCAAGATGCTCTTCGTCGTCATCGCCACCAACCTCGTCTCGGTGTACCTCTTCTCCGGCGCGTCGCTGTCGCTCAACATGCCCGCCTCCGCGCCGAGCATCCACCTCTGGGACTCCACGGCGCTCCTCCGGGATCTCAACGCCACCCGCGACGCGCTCTCGCTGGCACGCGCGGAGCTGGCCTTCCTCCGGGGGCAGTGCGGGACGTCTTCGCTCCTCCTCGAGTCCGTGCTCGCCAAGCTCGGCGCCGTCCACGGCGATACGCCGGCGGTCCAGGACTTCAATGGCTGGCCCGAGGAGCCCTCGGGCGAGCTCAAGATGGCCATCGAGCCCCACCGGCTCCCCCTCGGCTACTCTGTCAACTTCGGCACCGACGAGCTCTTCCCGGGCCTGGGCTTCGCGTGCCGCAACTTCCAGGAGGAGCTCACGCAGTACATGACGTACAACGCCAGCGCCGAGTGCCCCGACGATGAGGCCCTCGCACTGCAGCTCATGCTCAAGGGGTGCGAGCCGCTGCCACGCCGGCGCTGCCGGCCGCGATCCCCGGCGAGGTACGTCGAGCCGAAGCCGCTCCCGGCGAGCCTCTGGTCAATCCCGGCCGACACGACCGTGAACTGGTCCCCATACACGTGCAAGAACTACACCTGCCTCGTGGAGCGCGCGCACAGCAGGGGCGGTTCGTACGACTGCAAGGACTGCTTCGACCTGGCGGGCAAGGAGCGGCGGCGGTGGCTGACCGACAACGGCGGCCCTGGGTTCAGCATCGACGGCGTGCTGCAGTCCAGGCCGCCGGGCACCGTGCGCATCGGCCTGGACATCGGCGGCGGGACCGGCACCTTCGCGGCGCGGATGCGCGAGCGCAACGTGACCGTGGTGACCACGACGCTGGACCTGGACGCGCCCTTCAACCGGTTCGTGGCGTCGCGCGGGCTGTTGCCCCTGCACATCAGCCTCGTGCAGCGCCTCCCCTTCGCCGACGGCGTGCTGGACATCGTGCACTCCATGCACGTGCTCACCAACTCGGTGCCCGCCGCCGTGCTCGAGTTCGCGTTCTTCGATATCTACCGGGTGCTCCGGCCCGGCGGTGTCTTCTGGCTCGACCACTTTTTCTGCCTCGGCCCGCAGCTCAACGCCACGTACGTGCCCATCCTCGACCGCGTCGGCTTCCGCCGGCTCCGGTGGAAGGCCAGCCGGAAGCTTGACCTGGGCGCGGAGAGGAACGAGTGGTACGTCTCGGCGTTGCTAGAGAAGCCCATGACATGA